The Mesorhizobium sp. INR15 region CGGCGATGGCGCGGGCGTTCTGGTCCAGCTTCCGGACCGGTTCTTCCGTGAGGAGATGGCTGCCCAGGGCATCGAACTGCCGCCAGCGGGCCAGTACGGCGTCGGCCACTGGTTCATGCCGCAGGACGCGGCACTTCGTGCTCATATCGAGGACATCATCGCCGAATCGGCGCAGTCCGAGGGGCTGCCGCTGATCGGTTTCCGTGACGTGCCCGTCGACAATTCATCGCTGTCGAAGGCTCCCGATATCGTTGCCTCCGAGCCGTTCCACAGGCAGGTCTTCATCGGCCGCACGTCGGACATTCCCGACGACGAGGAATACGAGGCCAGGCTCTACCTGCTGCGCAAGGTCATATCGGGCCGCATCTATGCCGAGAACGACAACAAGGACATCGGTTCCTATTGCGTCTCGCTGTCGGCGCGCACCATCGTCTACAAGGGCATGTTCCTGGCCTACCAGGTCGGCGCCTACTACAAGGACCTGACCGACCCGCGCTTCGATACCGCGCTGATCCTGGTCCACCAGCGCTTCTCGACCAACACGTTCCCATCGTGGAAGCTGGCGCATCCCTACCGCATGGTTGCGCATAATGGCGAGATCAACACGGTGCGCGGCAACAACAACTGGATGGCGGCGCGCCAGGCGTCGGTCGATTCCGAACTGTTCGGCAACAACATCTCGAAGCTGTGGCCGATCTCCTATGAAGGCCAGTCCGACACCGCCTGTTTCGACAACGCGCTCGAATTCCTGTTCCAGGGCGGCTACAGCCTCAGCCACGCCATGATGATGCTGATCCCGGAAGCCTGGGCCGGCAACAAGCTCATGGATGCCGACCGCAAGGCTTTCTATGAATATCATGCCGCGCTGATGGAGCCATGGGACGGGCCGGCCGCGGTCGTCTTCACCGATGGCCGCCAGATCGGCGCCACGCTCGACCGCAACGGTCTACGCCCGGCGCGCTACATCGTCACCGATGACGACCGTGTCATCATGGCTTCGGAAGCCGGCGTGCTGCCGGTGCCGGAAGAGCGCATCGTCAAGAAGTGGCGGCTGCAGCCCGGCCGCATGCTGCTGATCGACCTGGAAAAGGGCCGCATCGTTTCCGACGAGGAGATCAAGTCGGAGATCGCGACCAAGCATCCCTACAAGAACTGGCTGGCCAACACACAGCTCATTCTGGAGGATCTGAAGCCGGTCGAGCCGCGCGCGCTGCGCAAGGACGTTTCCCTGCTCGATCGCCAGCAGGCCTTCGGCTACAGCCAGGAAGACACCAAGCTGTTGATGTCGCCGATGGCGACCACCGGCCAGGAAGCCGTGGGCTCGATGGGCACCGACACGCCGATTTCGGCGATGTCGGACAGGTCGAAGCTGCTCTACACCTATTTCAAGCAGAACTTCGCCCAGGTCACCAACCCGCCGATCGATCCGATCCGCGAGGAACTGGTGATGAGCCTGGTGTCCTTCATCGGGCCACGGCCCAACATCTTCGACCTCGTCGGCAATTCGCGCCGCAAGCGGCTCGAGGTGCGCCAGCCGATCCTGACCAATGGCGATCTGGAAAAGATCCGTTCGATCGGCCATACCGAGGACCGTTTCGACACCAAGACGATCGATGTCACCTATGCTTCGACCGAGGGGGCGTCCGGCATGCAGGGCGCCATCGACCGCCTGTGCGAGCGGGCTGAAGCGGCGGTCGCAGGCGGCTACAACATCATCATCCTGTCCGACCGCCAGCTTGGGCCGGACCGCATCGCCATTCCGGCGCTGCTGGCGACGGCGGCCGTGCATCATCACCTGATCCGCAAGGGCCTGCGCACGTCGGTCGGTCTCGTCGTTGAATCCGGCGAGCCGCGCGAAGTGCATCATTTCTGCTGCCTCGCCGGCTACGGCGCGGAAGCGATCAACCCTTACCTCGCCTTCGACACGCTGCTCGACATGCACAAGCGCGGCGAACTGCCGGCGGAGGTCGACGCCTACGAAGTCGTCTCGCGCTACATCAAGTCGATCGGCAAGGGCATCCTCAAGGTGATGTCCAAGATGGGCATCTCGACCTACCAGTCCTATTGCGGCGCGCAGATATTCGACGCCATCGGCCTGAAGTCGGACTTCGTGCAGAAGTACTTCACCGGCACCGCGACGCTGATCGAAGGCGTCGGGCTGGACGAGGTCGCCGGCGAGACCGTCAGCCGTCACACGGACGGCTTCGGCAACGATCCGGTGCTGCGCAACAGCCTGGAGGTCGGCGGCGAATATCTGTTCCGCATGCGCGGCGAGGCACATATCTGGTCACCCGACGCGGTCGCGACCTTGCAGCACGCCGTGCGCCAGGGTTCCTGGGACACGTTCAAGGAGTATTCAGCGCAGATCGACAGCGAGACGGCGCGGGCGCAATCCATTCGCGGTCTGTTCAAGATCAAGCTGGCCGAGGAAACCGGCCGCAAGAAGGTCGCCCTCGACGACGTCATGTCGGCGGCGGATATCGTCAAGCGCTTCTCGACGGGAGCGATGTCCTTCGGCTCGATCTCCCGGGAGGCGCATACGACCCTGGCGCGCGCCATGAACCAGATCGGCGGCAAGTCGAACACCGGCGAGGGCGGCGAAGAGTCCGACCGCTATCTGCCGCTGCCCGGCGGCGGCAAGAACCCGGAACGTTCGGCGATCAAGCAGATCGCTTCCGGGCGGTTCGGCGTGACGGCGGAATATCTCGTCAACTCCGACATGATGCAGATCAAGGTCGCGCAAGGCGCCAAGCCCGGCGAGGGCGGCCAGCTGCCCGGCCACAAGGTCGATGCGACCATCGCCAAGGTCCGGCATTCGACGCCCGGCGTCGGCCTGATTTCGCCGCCGCCGCATCACGACATCTATTCGATCGAGGATCTGGCGCAGCTGATCTACGACCTGAAGAACGTCAATCCGGCGGCCGACGTGTCGGTCAAGCTGGTGTCTGAAGTCGGTGTCGGCACGGTCGCGGCGGGCGTTGCCAAGGCGCGCGCCGACCACATCACCATCTCCGGCTATGACGGCGGCACGGGTGCTTCGCCGCTGACCTCGCTGAAGCATGCCGGCAGCCCTTGGGAAATGGGCCTTGCCGAGACGCATCAGACGCTGGTGCTCAACGGCTTGCGTTCGCGTGTGGCACTGCAGGTCGATGGCGGCCTGCGCACCGGCCGCGATGTCATCATCGGCGCGTTGCTGGGTGCCGACGAGTTCGGCTTCTCGACCGCGCCGCTGATCGCGGCTGGCTGCATCATGATGCGCAAGTGCCATCTCAACACTTGCCCGGTCGGCGTCGCGACGCAGGACCCGGTGCTGCGCAAGCGCTTCAAGGGTACGCCGGAGCATGTCATCAACTTCTTCTTCTATGTCGCGGAAGAGGTTCGCGGGCTGCTGGCCGAGATGGGCTTCACCCATCTCGACCAGATCATCGGCGATGCCGATCTCCTGGAGAAGCGCGACGTGATCCAGCACTGGAAGGCGCGCGGGCTCGATTTCTCGAAGATGTTCTACAAGCCCGATGCGCCGCACGAGGCCGTGCACTGGACCGAGCGGCAGAAGCACCCGATCGACGATGTGCTGGACCGCAAGCTGATCGAGCTGGCCAAGCCGGC contains the following coding sequences:
- the gltB gene encoding glutamate synthase large subunit, whose amino-acid sequence is MTDMTLSATNGQAAQTKAATVKNTTNHIRATTGFAAQGLYDPRNEHDACGVGFIVNMKGVKSHQIVKDGLAVLENLTHRGAVGADPLVGDGAGVLVQLPDRFFREEMAAQGIELPPAGQYGVGHWFMPQDAALRAHIEDIIAESAQSEGLPLIGFRDVPVDNSSLSKAPDIVASEPFHRQVFIGRTSDIPDDEEYEARLYLLRKVISGRIYAENDNKDIGSYCVSLSARTIVYKGMFLAYQVGAYYKDLTDPRFDTALILVHQRFSTNTFPSWKLAHPYRMVAHNGEINTVRGNNNWMAARQASVDSELFGNNISKLWPISYEGQSDTACFDNALEFLFQGGYSLSHAMMMLIPEAWAGNKLMDADRKAFYEYHAALMEPWDGPAAVVFTDGRQIGATLDRNGLRPARYIVTDDDRVIMASEAGVLPVPEERIVKKWRLQPGRMLLIDLEKGRIVSDEEIKSEIATKHPYKNWLANTQLILEDLKPVEPRALRKDVSLLDRQQAFGYSQEDTKLLMSPMATTGQEAVGSMGTDTPISAMSDRSKLLYTYFKQNFAQVTNPPIDPIREELVMSLVSFIGPRPNIFDLVGNSRRKRLEVRQPILTNGDLEKIRSIGHTEDRFDTKTIDVTYASTEGASGMQGAIDRLCERAEAAVAGGYNIIILSDRQLGPDRIAIPALLATAAVHHHLIRKGLRTSVGLVVESGEPREVHHFCCLAGYGAEAINPYLAFDTLLDMHKRGELPAEVDAYEVVSRYIKSIGKGILKVMSKMGISTYQSYCGAQIFDAIGLKSDFVQKYFTGTATLIEGVGLDEVAGETVSRHTDGFGNDPVLRNSLEVGGEYLFRMRGEAHIWSPDAVATLQHAVRQGSWDTFKEYSAQIDSETARAQSIRGLFKIKLAEETGRKKVALDDVMSAADIVKRFSTGAMSFGSISREAHTTLARAMNQIGGKSNTGEGGEESDRYLPLPGGGKNPERSAIKQIASGRFGVTAEYLVNSDMMQIKVAQGAKPGEGGQLPGHKVDATIAKVRHSTPGVGLISPPPHHDIYSIEDLAQLIYDLKNVNPAADVSVKLVSEVGVGTVAAGVAKARADHITISGYDGGTGASPLTSLKHAGSPWEMGLAETHQTLVLNGLRSRVALQVDGGLRTGRDVIIGALLGADEFGFSTAPLIAAGCIMMRKCHLNTCPVGVATQDPVLRKRFKGTPEHVINFFFYVAEEVRGLLAEMGFTHLDQIIGDADLLEKRDVIQHWKARGLDFSKMFYKPDAPHEAVHWTERQKHPIDDVLDRKLIELAKPALESKQPVRIEVDIRNVDRSTGAMLSGEVAKRFRHKGLREDTISVKLTGTAGQSFGAFLARGISFELVGAGNDYVGKGLSGGRIVIRPPENSKIVAADSIIVGNTVLYGATEGEAYFAGVAGERFAVRNSGVAAVVEGVGDHGCEYMTGGIVVVIGKTGRNFAAGMSGGVAYVLDEAGDFAERCNMAMVELEPVPEEDDLMERLLHHGGDLDHKGRVDVSGDMTSHDEERLYQLISNHVHYTGSVRGREILDDWATFRPKFRKIMPVEYRRALIEMERMRMGVAAE